In a genomic window of Allomeiothermus silvanus DSM 9946:
- the rplF gene encoding 50S ribosomal protein L6, with protein MSRIGKQPITLPKGVNVEVAYATVKVKGPKGELNVPIDPEMKVKVENGSVQVERPSEQRRHKSLHGLTRTLVANAVKGVSEGYTREMLIKGIGYRAKLTGKNLELTVGYSHPVVVEPPAGITFEVPEPTKILVKGIDKQLVGQTAANLRAVREPSAYHEKGIYYADEPIKLKPGKAGTTK; from the coding sequence ATGAGCCGCATCGGTAAGCAACCCATTACCTTGCCTAAGGGCGTGAACGTGGAGGTGGCCTATGCCACCGTCAAAGTCAAGGGCCCCAAGGGCGAACTCAACGTGCCGATTGACCCCGAGATGAAGGTCAAGGTAGAGAACGGCTCGGTGCAGGTCGAGCGCCCCAGCGAGCAGCGTCGCCACAAGAGCCTGCACGGATTGACCCGGACCCTGGTAGCCAACGCGGTGAAGGGGGTCTCCGAGGGTTATACCCGGGAGATGCTGATCAAAGGCATTGGTTACCGGGCCAAGCTCACCGGCAAGAACCTCGAGCTCACCGTAGGGTACAGCCACCCGGTGGTGGTCGAGCCCCCAGCGGGCATCACCTTTGAAGTCCCCGAACCGACCAAGATCCTGGTGAAGGGTATTGATAAGCAACTGGTGGGCCAGACCGCTGCCAACTTACGCGCCGTGCGTGAACCTAGCGCCTACCACGAAAAAGGCATCTACTACGCCGACGAGCCCATCAAGCTCAAGCCCGGCAAGGCCGGTACTACCAAGTAA